The stretch of DNA AACCAACCCGAACAACCCCACGGGCACGCTACTGCAGCCCGATGAAATCGAAGCATTCGTCAAAAAGCTTCCCCCTTCGGCCATCGTAGTCATCGACGAAGCCTATCTGCATTTCGCGGAGCAGGACCCGATTCCCTCGGCCATCCCGCTGGCGGTTAAATACGACAACGTGGTCGTCGTGAGAACCTTCTCCAAGGCCTACGCGCTGGCGGCCGTGAGACTGGGTTACTGCGTCGCCTCGCAGAAGGTCCAGGACGAATTGAGGAAGTACTACCAGGAGTCTCCAAACGCCCTGGCCACCGTGGCCGGCGCGGCCTCGGTCAGGGATCTCGAGCATCTCCAGAAATCCCGGGAAGCCGTGTGGGATTTCAAAAAGCGCTGCTACGCGGCCTTCGACGAGATGGGGATCGAGTACCTCCCGTCCCAGGGCACTTTCGTGATGGCCGACCTGAAGCGGTCGGCGATGCAGGTGGTCCGGGAAATGCGCGCCCGCAACGTCTGGATCAGTTCCCGCCGGCAGCAGGCATTCCGGAACTGGATCAGGGTCTCCGCCGGTACGGAAGCGGAAACCGAGGTATTCATCCAGACCCTCAAGGACGTTTTGGCCAAGTCCAGCTGAGTCCTGCAGTTAGCACAGACCGGTTAAAAACAAGAGCCCAGCGGTGCGATCTCCGCTGGGCTTTTTTATCCGAAATGTTCAGGTCAGCAGGCTCGTCTTATACCAGGTTTCTGTACTCCATCCTTAACCAGTCTCTTTCTCGCGACGCAACTTTCAGGTCTCCCCGACGAAGGTAAGTACTCCAGGGTTTGACACCCGATCTCCCCAACATCGATATCCTCGAGATTTCCGTTTTCTGAAGATCGTGGAGGGCATGAATCACGCCATCCGGGCTGAATTCGCCGTATGCCTCGCATAGCACGTTCAGTCGTTTCTGTAATACAGGTGGTTCCTCGAAACCGGCTTTCGGCCAGAAACCGTCGCCACGCAGTGGTACAGTATGCCAGGCGAGCTGTGCGACATCCGTAATGGTCTCGCCAGGTTCAGCAAAATCCCAGTCAATAACTCCTTGTAGCACATCATCAAGCCAGACGGTATTCCAGGGGCCAAGATCACCGTGGCGTATTGTCAGCCCGGGTTGCCATCGCAGGTCCGGGACACACCACTCGGCTGTTCGGGATGGGATGTAGTCTTTCACTATGCGATGGTAGGACTTCAGAAATCCAGCTATCTGTACAATACCATCGTCAGTCCTTAGTACTTCAGGCCATGGCCTGGTTCCGGCTTCTCCTTCAATATAGGATAGTGTCTCATATTCGTCGTCTACCCCAAGTAACCGAGGAACGCATTGAAAACCTTTGTCTTCAAGATACTTTAGCAGTTCGTGCACCGCGGGTGTCCATCGATTAACAGGACGGCGTATAGTATCGCCGATGCGTTCGACGGTGTGCAAGGCCCCGCGATGTGATTTCCTATCCGAAGTCATTTTCACTCAATATGAAATC from Gemmatimonadota bacterium encodes:
- a CDS encoding aminoglycoside phosphotransferase family protein; translated protein: MHELLKYLEDKGFQCVPRLLGVDDEYETLSYIEGEAGTRPWPEVLRTDDGIVQIAGFLKSYHRIVKDYIPSRTAEWCVPDLRWQPGLTIRHGDLGPWNTVWLDDVLQGVIDWDFAEPGETITDVAQLAWHTVPLRGDGFWPKAGFEEPPVLQKRLNVLCEAYGEFSPDGVIHALHDLQKTEISRISMLGRSGVKPWSTYLRRGDLKVASRERDWLRMEYRNLV